A stretch of Lysinibacillus agricola DNA encodes these proteins:
- a CDS encoding ankyrin repeat domain-containing protein: MNDFLDLYDLVETDQFEEVKDILNENPSLALSKDEYGFTLLHAAVSTENLDLVKYLLALGVDVNSRNDEGISPLHIVLYPEVAECLLDHGAFIDITANDGDTPLLTQVSEGEERIDIIQLLLKRGANPEIKNVFGKIALDIAKSREETLIIKELLKNV, encoded by the coding sequence ATGAATGATTTTCTTGACTTATATGATTTAGTAGAGACAGACCAGTTTGAAGAAGTAAAAGATATTTTAAACGAAAATCCAAGCTTAGCTTTAAGTAAAGATGAATATGGTTTTACTTTATTACATGCTGCTGTAAGTACCGAAAATCTAGACCTTGTTAAATATTTACTTGCCTTAGGTGTCGATGTAAATTCGAGAAATGATGAGGGGATTTCTCCACTACATATAGTACTTTACCCAGAAGTAGCTGAATGTCTATTAGATCATGGGGCATTTATAGATATCACTGCAAATGATGGAGATACTCCTTTACTTACACAAGTTTCAGAAGGTGAGGAACGCATCGATATTATTCAATTACTTCTAAAAAGAGGAGCAAACCCAGAAATTAAGAATGTTTTTGGGAAAATTGCGTTAGATATAGCTAAAAGCAGGGAAGAAACACTTATCATTAAAGAATTATTAAAAAATGTTTAA
- a CDS encoding GNAT family N-acetyltransferase — translation MQKTNTIELVHFSEEFVDILNDFELPEEQSRFTALPKEISIEMVGQYPIVILSDNVPVGFFVLHATERVKEYSNNPNAMLLTALSIDHKQQGNGYAKKGMLVLPEFIKKKFKGCNEVVLVVNHKNIPAQNLYLKVGFVDNGERRMGRIGEQIIMNLYI, via the coding sequence ATGCAAAAAACGAACACCATTGAATTAGTACATTTCTCAGAAGAGTTTGTGGATATTTTGAATGACTTTGAGCTTCCGGAAGAACAAAGTCGATTTACTGCCCTTCCTAAAGAGATTTCTATAGAAATGGTTGGACAATATCCAATCGTTATTTTGAGTGATAATGTGCCTGTTGGATTTTTTGTCCTGCACGCAACTGAAAGAGTTAAAGAGTACTCTAATAATCCAAACGCTATGCTACTTACTGCACTATCTATTGATCATAAACAACAAGGAAATGGGTATGCCAAAAAAGGGATGTTGGTACTGCCTGAATTTATTAAGAAAAAATTTAAAGGTTGTAACGAAGTTGTTTTAGTCGTTAATCATAAAAATATTCCCGCTCAAAATTTGTATTTAAAAGTTGGCTTTGTCGATAATGGGGAAAGAAGAATGGGACGTATTGGCGAGCAAATTATTATGAACCTATACATCTAA